The following are encoded in a window of Gossypium raimondii isolate GPD5lz chromosome 13, ASM2569854v1, whole genome shotgun sequence genomic DNA:
- the LOC105781886 gene encoding protein LEAD-SENSITIVE 1: MATGQVLNPGDHIYTECLGGSYYHHGIYVGRGLVTNPNTGKTRTITNAVIHFLGLDKEGNGLYRYEYDVSLLSFTFKTSGSCTPWSCYDPNTVIKRAYDYLRDQNFGDYNFVFNNCEHFATKCKMGKARCNQALWGTGLPGALVYNVTRRLTKDILW; the protein is encoded by the exons ATGGCAACTGGTCAAGTACTCAACCCAGGGGATCACATCTATACCGAATGCCTTGGAGGTTCCTACTATCACCATG GCATATATGTAGGCAGAGGCCTGGTGACAAACCCCAACACTGGAAAAACCCGAACCATAACAAATGCAGTCATTCATTTCCTTGGACTCGACAAAGAAG GTAACGGGCTGTATCGCTACGAATACGATGTGTCGTTATTGAGCTTTACTTTTAAAACCAGTGGGAGTTGCACTCCTTGGAGCTGTTATGATCCTAATACCGTAATTAAGAGAGCATATGATTACCTCCGTGACCAAAACTTCGGAGACTACAACTTTGTGTTTAACAACTGCGAGCACTTTGCCACCAAGTGTAAAATGGGGAAGGCCCGTTGCAATCAGGCCTTGTGGGGAACGGGACTGCCGGGTGCCCTGGTTTATAATGTTACAAGACGCCTGACCAAAGATATACTCTGGTAG